A region from the Chrysiogenia bacterium genome encodes:
- a CDS encoding glycosyltransferase, which yields MKITTIIPTKNEEANIGPLLDSLLAYSPDEVIVVDGGSDDETREIVRAKSEQAGGVRLEVIRGGVIRQLNEAAKLASGDVLFFLHADSRLLCDPFVPIAREMASEHVAGGGFRLSYGDAKARYRFITRTANWRAGAMGLPMGDQGIFIRADVFGLLQGFREGPLLPDLDLMVRARHHGRIALVNEPLYTSPRRYEENGFLRNVLANQLLFYTHVLLSENSPEWAKKMLEKLRARERVVRS from the coding sequence ATGAAGATCACGACCATCATCCCCACGAAGAACGAGGAAGCGAACATCGGGCCGCTGCTCGATTCGCTGCTGGCCTATTCGCCCGATGAAGTCATCGTCGTCGATGGCGGCTCGGATGATGAAACCCGCGAGATCGTGCGGGCAAAAAGTGAGCAGGCAGGGGGCGTGCGCCTTGAGGTAATCCGCGGCGGCGTGATCCGGCAGCTCAACGAGGCCGCCAAGCTGGCGAGCGGTGACGTGCTGTTTTTCCTGCACGCCGACTCGCGCCTGCTCTGCGATCCCTTCGTCCCGATCGCGCGGGAGATGGCCAGCGAGCACGTGGCCGGCGGCGGCTTTCGGTTGAGCTACGGCGATGCCAAGGCGCGCTACCGCTTCATCACGCGCACGGCGAACTGGCGCGCGGGCGCCATGGGGCTTCCCATGGGCGATCAGGGAATCTTCATCCGGGCCGATGTCTTCGGGCTGCTACAGGGTTTTCGTGAGGGACCGCTGCTACCCGATCTCGACCTCATGGTTCGCGCGCGCCATCACGGGCGCATCGCGCTGGTGAACGAGCCGCTCTACACCAGCCCGCGACGCTACGAGGAAAACGGATTCCTGCGCAACGTGCTGGCCAACCAGCTTCTGTTCTACACCCACGTGCTGCTGTCGGAGAACTCGCCCGAGTGGGCGAAGAAGATGCTCGAGAAACTCCGCGCCAGAGAGCGCGTGGTTCGTTCGTAA
- a CDS encoding SAM-dependent chlorinase/fluorinase — MPALLTLTTDFGTADSYVAEMKGVLISRGPADLRLVNLSHDIAAHNVREAALFLRNAAPRFPAGTVHLVVVDPGVGSARAPIIARIGGQTLVGPDNGCFGFLYDGSEEVYAIDPERIGAPESSATFHGRDVFAPAAALLASGKAPAELGARIDHYEHLPFPLVQLQGDAIDGVVLHIDRFGNLITNIPDHTLRAFLSDGETDLVTTKVAALRVRGLRNHYAEVEVGEPIALIGSSGLLEVSMREKSAAASSGAQLGDPVVVVRD; from the coding sequence ATGCCCGCGCTGCTCACACTGACCACGGACTTTGGAACGGCCGACTCCTACGTCGCCGAGATGAAGGGCGTGCTCATCTCGCGCGGACCTGCCGATCTGCGGCTCGTCAATCTCTCCCACGACATCGCGGCGCACAACGTGCGCGAGGCCGCGCTCTTTCTTCGCAACGCGGCGCCGCGCTTTCCCGCGGGGACCGTGCACCTTGTTGTCGTGGACCCCGGCGTCGGCAGCGCGCGCGCGCCGATCATCGCGCGCATCGGCGGGCAAACCCTCGTCGGCCCCGACAACGGCTGCTTCGGTTTTCTCTACGACGGCAGCGAAGAGGTCTACGCCATCGATCCCGAAAGGATCGGCGCGCCCGAATCGAGCGCCACCTTCCACGGGCGCGACGTCTTTGCACCCGCGGCGGCGCTGCTTGCTTCGGGAAAGGCCCCTGCCGAGCTGGGCGCGCGCATCGACCACTACGAGCACCTGCCCTTTCCGCTCGTGCAGCTCCAGGGCGACGCCATCGACGGCGTGGTGCTACACATCGACCGCTTCGGCAACCTCATCACCAACATCCCCGACCACACCCTGCGCGCTTTCCTGAGCGATGGGGAAACCGATCTCGTCACCACGAAGGTCGCCGCCCTCCGCGTGCGCGGGTTGCGAAACCACTACGCCGAAGTCGAGGTGGGCGAGCCCATCGCGCTCATCGGCTCGTCGGGACTGCTCGAAGTTTCCATGCGGGAGAAATCGGCCGCCGCCTCTTCAGGCGCGCAGCTTGGCGATCCGGTCGTGGTGGTGCGGGACTGA
- a CDS encoding RNA polymerase sigma-70 factor — translation MPGEFDQHRPMLFALAYRMLGSASDAEDIVQEAWLRWERTNNVERPRSWLASVVSNLCIDQLKSARSRREQYVGPWLPEPLVIDQSPLADEKTELAESVSMAFLVLLESLSPLERAVFLLREVFDYDYAELAQILGRSEESCRQLLSRARSYLKDKRPRFETNEQEQQQIVGRFLQAAMSGDLKGLESLLAQNAVALSDGGGKRHAARVPVIGAAKIAKFVLGIARVNTEELEYRFGRVNHQPALLLYSKGEPYSVQMFSIENGKIARIHSVLNPDKLRAIPSL, via the coding sequence ATGCCCGGAGAATTCGACCAGCACCGGCCCATGCTCTTTGCACTGGCCTACCGCATGCTCGGCAGCGCCAGCGACGCCGAAGACATCGTGCAGGAGGCCTGGCTGCGCTGGGAGCGGACTAACAATGTGGAGCGCCCGCGAAGCTGGCTGGCCTCGGTGGTATCGAACCTCTGCATCGATCAGCTCAAGAGCGCGCGCTCCCGGCGCGAGCAGTACGTCGGCCCCTGGCTTCCCGAGCCCCTGGTGATCGACCAGAGCCCGCTCGCCGACGAGAAGACAGAACTGGCCGAATCGGTCTCCATGGCATTTCTCGTCCTGCTCGAATCTCTCTCGCCGCTCGAGCGCGCGGTGTTCCTGCTGCGCGAGGTCTTCGATTACGACTACGCCGAGCTCGCGCAGATTCTGGGGCGCAGTGAAGAGAGCTGCCGCCAGCTTCTGAGCCGCGCGCGCTCGTACCTCAAGGACAAGCGCCCGCGCTTCGAGACCAATGAGCAGGAACAGCAGCAGATCGTCGGCCGGTTTCTGCAGGCGGCCATGTCGGGCGATCTCAAGGGGCTCGAGAGCCTGCTTGCCCAAAACGCCGTTGCGCTCAGCGACGGCGGCGGCAAGCGCCACGCCGCGCGCGTTCCCGTGATCGGAGCGGCAAAGATTGCGAAATTCGTACTCGGCATCGCGCGCGTGAACACCGAGGAACTCGAATATCGCTTCGGCCGGGTCAATCACCAGCCGGCGCTGCTCCTCTACAGCAAGGGCGAACCCTACAGCGTGCAGATGTTCAGCATCGAAAACGGGAAGATCGCCCGCATCCACAGCGTGCTCAATCCCGACAAGCTCCGCGCCATTCCTTCCCTCTAG
- a CDS encoding endonuclease III domain-containing protein yields MVGAVLVQNTAWTNVEKAIANLKRERLLSLKKLHQISHDELAALIRPAGYFNVKSTRLKSLVGAVMDDWRGDLSRMFAAPTGELRAWLLGVHGVGKETADSILCYAAGHPVFVVDAYTRRILSRHALVEEKISYDHLQDFCTAQLPEDLATYNEFHAQIVHVGKDYCRSKPRCEGCPLAPFLQTPPAR; encoded by the coding sequence ATGGTCGGCGCGGTGCTGGTGCAGAACACAGCCTGGACCAACGTCGAGAAAGCCATCGCGAACCTCAAGCGCGAGCGACTGCTCTCCCTCAAGAAGCTCCACCAGATCTCCCACGATGAGCTGGCCGCGCTGATCCGCCCGGCCGGCTACTTCAACGTGAAGAGCACGCGGCTCAAGAGCCTTGTTGGCGCCGTGATGGATGACTGGCGCGGCGATCTAAGTAGGATGTTCGCCGCGCCGACGGGCGAGCTGCGCGCCTGGCTGCTCGGCGTCCACGGCGTGGGCAAGGAGACAGCCGATTCCATCCTCTGCTACGCGGCCGGGCACCCGGTCTTCGTCGTCGATGCCTACACTCGCCGGATTCTCTCACGCCACGCCCTGGTCGAAGAGAAGATCAGCTACGACCACCTGCAGGACTTCTGCACGGCGCAGCTCCCTGAGGACCTGGCCACCTACAACGAATTTCACGCCCAGATCGTCCACGTGGGCAAGGATTACTGCCGCAGCAAGCCGCGCTGCGAGGGCTGCCCCCTGGCGCCGTTTCTTCAAACGCCGCCGGCGCGCTAG
- a CDS encoding glycosyltransferase: protein MDMERKPALIVMAKWPEPGQVKTRLMPLLSAEEAGALYRAMLLDVLEAAVALDNVDAVLGFWPEERREDFKKLAPRGTVLISQKGADLAARMQHCFDEVFARGYAPVLMRNSDGPTLPDRVLRAAIDVLAGGAQAVFSPDASHGFGVIGLEKSVPELLGRPLETDDSYEEIRARCADTGLRVAEVEGWYDVDGPADLSRLLRDWRDGAVPRNVRALLDRDGAAWEARVAELELA from the coding sequence ATGGACATGGAGAGAAAACCCGCACTCATCGTAATGGCCAAGTGGCCCGAGCCCGGACAGGTGAAGACCCGGCTGATGCCCCTTCTCTCGGCAGAGGAGGCCGGCGCCCTCTACCGGGCCATGCTGCTCGACGTGCTGGAGGCCGCGGTGGCCCTGGACAATGTGGACGCCGTCCTTGGCTTCTGGCCCGAGGAGCGCCGCGAAGACTTCAAGAAGCTCGCCCCGCGGGGGACGGTGCTCATCTCCCAGAAGGGCGCGGATCTGGCCGCCAGAATGCAACACTGCTTCGACGAGGTCTTTGCCCGGGGCTATGCCCCGGTGCTGATGCGAAACTCCGACGGGCCGACCCTGCCGGATCGGGTGCTTCGCGCGGCGATCGATGTGCTGGCCGGCGGCGCGCAGGCGGTTTTTTCCCCGGATGCCTCCCACGGATTCGGGGTCATCGGGCTGGAGAAAAGCGTGCCCGAGTTACTGGGCAGGCCGCTGGAGACCGATGATTCCTACGAGGAAATCCGTGCCCGTTGTGCCGATACGGGATTGCGCGTGGCTGAGGTCGAGGGCTGGTACGATGTCGACGGCCCCGCCGATCTCTCCCGGCTCCTGCGGGACTGGCGCGACGGGGCGGTGCCGCGCAACGTGCGCGCCCTGCTGGACCGGGATGGAGCGGCCTGGGAGGCTCGAGTCGCCGAACTCGAACTGGCCTGA